In Fragaria vesca subsp. vesca linkage group LG1, FraVesHawaii_1.0, whole genome shotgun sequence, the sequence CCCCTTAAGATATTCAAGTCAGAGACACGAATGCAAGCTCCCGGCCGGCATTGTGATTCGGAGGCGATACTGGCGAGCATGAACTTCCCAGCTTGATTCTTTTCCAGATCTCCAACTCAATATCAAATGCACTTATTTCACATGGGAGTATTAAGAGACATGTAGTCCACTACTTATTGTCAATCCCTTCACAGCATCATTGAGGCATTGACTCTCCTATTCTAGTTCCATATTCTAAAGGTAGAAGATATTATTCTATATCTGCCCATAACTCCCAATAAGCCAGTCAAAACACATAATCAGGGATCAAGATATAAACTATACCAGGAAGCTGTTAGTTTGGACTTCACTAATCAGTTCATATATAATAAAACTCTGTATGAAATATAAAATGGGGGCATTGAATATTGTTGATGCATCATTTTCCAAAGTACTGGCAGAAGTTTACTATCTCTTTTACCTCTATTTCTATCTGTCATGAAGAGACTTTTATGTATGATAGAAATGCGATTGCAGCACTGAAACATACAATATTGATGAAGGCCAAGAAAAAATATATATGAATGTCATCTACAGAAAACGTGTCTCAGAACTGACATTAATCCTTGATGTAAATTTATAAAAGCAGACTACAACATCTCTAAGAAGATCTCATCTATGACTAGTATAGTGAGAATAAGTTCAGCCAACTCACACTTAATATGACACACATGTGAAACCTTAGACTATCTGAAGAGCACCTAGAGGAACAAATCCAGCATCTATCAGTATGATTCTTTAAAATTATGAATGCACCACCAATCTTCCTTCCTTCCTTACTCTTCATCTAATTGCAACCATGGTATTAGCACATACGTAGCCTCAATATTGACCCAGCTTAGGATCCAAAGGAAGTATCCATAGGCAACACATAACATAAACAAATATGCTATATGTACCAAAGCATATATGAACCAACCTAAAGGGGTCTCTGACTCCTTGAAAGCAAACACTAGCATGGACACAGGGTATCTTCACACAATAGCCTAGATATATGGACACAGGGTATCTTCACACAAGAAAAAAAGCGCATCAACCACAAAATTCGTTTTTCATCCATTAATTATACAAGAAACATATCTTATCAAATCAAAGTTGTCGTTGTTTCCAATTAGTTTCTTACTCCAACAAAATCTGGAGACGACAGTAACATCTCTGCAAGCCTTAATTCTGTTATACATCATTTGCTCCAACTGAATAATGAATTCAGCATGCAGCCAGTAACTGGCCAGGAGGATTCCTTCCGCCTAGAGGGGCCAAACGAACACCTTATACCCCTGCCAAAATGCATAAACGCACTCACTCCAATTATTGCTAAAATCGTCTCACAAGCATTATATAAGGTGAGCCCCTAGATTTAGCTTCCACGTATTGTTCTATCTAAAGAACACAGCAATGTTATGAAATGTTAAGTGCTGACGTATACAGCAATCTTAAAGCATAAACAGGCCATCCATAAAACTAGAATCGGAAACTAAATGTAGCTTTTATACGCTTTTCTATCCATCACCAGTAAGTTTTAGACTTAAAAGTAGATACTTAGTACAATTACTACAAGACTATGATAGGTAATAAGAGCAAGCACATTCTGATTGCTGACCCCATAAAACCCAAAAAGTTAACAGAAACAGTTTAACTAGTGCTGGGGGGCTTGAAAGTATAAGGTTGTGGAAGTGACAACGGACCTCTCCTCGATTCTTTATCATCCCAAAAGCCTCTTCAGACTTCTGCTCTTGCAGTGCAGCGCATCAAAATGCTTCACCTGTAAAAACAAAACAACCCAATAACGTCAAACAAAGGGAGCATAAACCCTGATGTCATAAACCCTAATGCCCAAAAGGGTCATAAACCCTGATGCCAAAAATGATCATAAACCCTAAAGATTGAAGCTTTACCCAAGAAGCACGGCAGTTATTGACAAACTGATCCCTGGCGGGTTTGCACTGTGCTGGGTATAACAGACCTTTGGACCCAATTTCAGTCTGCTTCTTATCTGATTCTTTCTCCAAACAAGCATAGAACGCGTCTCGAGCCTGATCGAACCCATCAAAATTTCAGATTGAATCCACAAAATTGAAGACTCAAGATTTGAAATTTAAAGCAATTAAACGAATGAGTGAATGCAAAGAAGGATTATCAAGACCTTATAGCAAGCTTGTCTTGAAGCAGAGAGCACGTCGGTGTGAACCCCATCTGGGTTTCGTGTTGCTAAAGCTTCTTTGGCCATGGCTTCGCTTTGTTTCTTCTGCTAGTGTCTGTGAAATTGAAACAATGAAAGGGAGTTGGAGTTGGAGTTGGGTTGGTTGAAGTGAATAGGCCAAGTTTAGGCCCAATCATCACTCGGGGCCCAAGGAGATAACTTGAGAAACATTATTTTCTGTTATAGCAAGTTTTCGTTGTGTTAATGTTGATGGTGTGATTGGAGAAGGCAACATTGTGGATTCAAGTTTTCCTTAACAGTGTCCTAGTTGCTTTGCTCGGGTTTTACATGCCAATTTTGTTGTTACATTTCTCTGCAGATGTACTGTAATATATGTATGAATTTGAAATGTAAAGTAAATAAATATGGATTTTCTTACTTCTTCACCTTTATCATTTAAACGTGAAATTATGTATTGATTGAAATACTTTTAAGTGTATATTCACGATTTTCACATAAATAAACATGTTATTAATAAGAGTATTGATGGATTATAATAAACTTCTCGCACTTTGTTTCAATCTGTATCACTTTCGTTGGACAGTGGATAGAGACAATACGGGTTTTGGTATACTTTGTTCAATTGTATCACGAGTTTTCACTCTTTCATGGTAATGGAAGAGGATATATTCAGTTTTTCACTCTCCCATCCAATTCCATTATTCTATCTCGTTCTCTTATTTCTGTTTCGAGAAAAAGGTTTGCCTCGATCTCTATCTCGTATCAGTCGTATGTACATTATCATGTGTCAATTTCTACTGCACGAAATGATGTACATTATCCCTTATTTGCGATGATCGTACAAACCAAGTATTTCACGTAATTAATCTTTTGGAAGGAAGAGATTTTAATGAGAGCTAATGTGCAGTTCTTATCCTGTCTCCTTTATCAATATCAAGTTGACACGTTACCCCTAACCTTCGACATTAATTTCGTTCTCGATCGATCTCCATCTCGGAGTCGGAGGCTTCAGCTATTCCTTTCACTATGGTGTGGATGTGAGCTCGAACTGTCTTTCGCACCAAACAGTAGGACTCGTGCAAAGACAAATCGCATTTACTACTATAACTGCACCGGTCAATGTCATTTACTAACACTAGTAATTAGTGAAACAAAGCTTGATAGGGATGCATGGGAAAGATTAACATAGTTGATTACGAATCAAAGTGATGGATTAGCTGCAAACCCTTAGGGCTTAGGTCTATATATACAGTGTTAAAGCGAAAAGGGGTATTCGATCAGATCTGGTTTTCAAACACGGTTTCTTTCTCTCTTTAGTCGAGAGGTAGCAGACGAACATATATAAGAGAGTGAGCTGGGGAAGATGGTAGAGAGTTCTAAAGGGGCTGACAGAAGAGAGTGAGCTCAGATTACACATTTGTAATGAGTACTAAGTTTATCATCTTCCTCATGCTACATATTTGTGTAATGTGTGCTCACTTCTCTATCTGTCAGCTGCAGATCCACTCTTACATTGGTAGTGGATTCATTTTTCAGGTTTCTTGGGTATAGGTTTCATCTTTGGTACTGGATTCATCTCTTTTCTTTTCACTCCGGTACTGATTTTAGGTGAATTGCTCAGATGATGATGAAGTAAAAGTAGAAACAAACCCAGAAGATATATGACACGTTGATACATACTTGATGTATATCTAGCTAGGTCTGTCGCTAACAGTCTCTTTGATCTTATCCATAGCATTTGACATATATATTTGTACATATATACATCTCTTTCTCTTTGGTTACAACAGAGGCGTTTTTCTTCGAAGCAACACCTTTTTACCATCATAATATTGGTTAATGTAAAGGGGGTTTGTACCAGGTCTCTAGATTAATAATCAGATTATGGCCAACGTGTTTTCTTCTCTAAGGGGCTATTATATGGACGGGCTTCTTCATCCTCCATCAAATTGATTCACGCATATATGTAGGTCTATGAGTTTTTAGTATCACAACTATACTGTACTTAATATTGATTATGATTATCCTTATTTCTAAAGTCTCAAGCAAAAGTAGTAGCTTCTTTCAAGAATGAAATGTGTAGATTTCACCTTATTTTCCTGCACTTAACCCTGACTGATCTTTCCTGCTTTCAAATTTTCTTCCAAAATTGAATTACGTTCAGATTTTGCTCTTACCAATGAGAGTTTTGTTTTTGTTCAAATTTGTTAGGCTTTTGGGAGCGCAGCAGCGAATGTTTATCTGTGATATGATCAGATTGGCAAGGTAACCTTTCGTTCCAACAAATCCCTTTTGAATATGTACTCCACATTCTACACCCTTTTTCATTTCTACGCTTAAACTTTTAATTGAAAAACTTTTTGCTTAATAAACTGAAACAGGTTTGCCAGATCTATCAAGGTAAACTGTTTCAAAACACTGTAAGGTAGTCCAGTGGTTCTTGCCTAGTTGGGTATGCTCCCTAACTTAGCTAGGTTCGAATCACGACATTGTCAAAAGTGGCTAAGGGATGAGCTGCAATGTCCTGTTGGCTCTCCGGGCCCCAGCGGATTAGTCCTTGGGTCTATGAAGCCTTTAAGATACCGCGATCTTGAATCAAATAAATAATAAGGTAAACCATTTCAACCGTTGAAATCTCCTTTGTGTTACTCTTAATTATGTTTCATTTCTATGGTTGCTGATGTTTGAAGATGTGATCTTTGCATTATTTGGTTTGTCTTAGTGGGTTAATTACCGGCCAATTATGATAAATGACAAGAGCATCTGAAAAATGTAAAGATAATATATCTCTTTTCTTCCTTAAACAAAAGTAGGAGAGGTCGATATTTAAGCAACAACATGTAAATTACAGGAATGTGCAGCTAGCTCTCATAATCCACGTTATTTGCAAATTCATATAATTTCAGTGATTATCTATAATTTTTTCTTTTCTTCCTTCCACAATTGTTAAAGAACATTTAAAACTGTTTACATTTCATGGATCTTTTATATTTCATGTCTAGCTATTTGGGTGGTAGACTTGCTTCTCTGGTACTAGAAGTGTCGTATGGCCGTTGGAGTTCAAAAGCAGTAAAAAAAAAAAAACTCAAAGTTACTGCTTATATCGGAAAAATTCATATTTTAGCAATGCAAATAGCGTATATATATGTTGTTAATTGTTCGTCAAAGAAAACTATCATATATATTGAACTTTGAAGTAATGAAGTTGGTGTAGTCAAATTACAAAGGTATATGTGGGAACAATGATACATCTTATTGTTGTTTTATGCATGTCTCCTCCCAGTTTTTCCAATTTGTTTGAGTTCACTTATCGTATCATAAGCAGAATGGTCTGTGTTTTCCTATATATTATTATGTTCAAAGCAACAAGACTTCCAGAAGCTTAAATTTGCATAGCCATTGAGACGATGAGAATTGTAGACTCACCTAATTATTAGAGCACCATATATAAAATCTTTCTTCCCTGGCCATCTATCTGTTGCTCCAAAGCATTAACAAAGCTTCATTAGGATCAAATATGGCCTCCTTTGTCACCTTTCATTAGCTTCAAAAGTGAGAATCTCCCTTAAAAGATGAACAAAAGTTGAAACAGAAAGGGTGAGATGACATAGATCCATTAGGTACATGCATGTAAAAACTACTAAAGGTTTCATGCACAAGAAACTTTGATATATACATATATAAATGCTCCCAAACCTATTCTCCAGCAGCTTGAGCAGCTGCTGACGGTGGTCTCCGGCCGATTCTAGGCTGAGTGCCGCCACAATCCGCCGGAGAGATGAGAGGTGAGAGAAGACGGCCAGAGAACCCGAGCAGCATTGGCAGTCTTACGTTTAGTCCTTTTAGGTTCTATTTTTTAGTTTTTTTTTTAAAGATAGGCCTACCATCTTCCCTAGGCCCAACCCAACTAGAAACCGCCTAGCCCGCAACAAGCTGCTCCTAGCCCACTAAGGCCCAATTATCCTTGAACTGCCATGTCTTGAAATGTTGAATACCCTACAGGCCTCTTTTCTTCTCACTCACACCGTCTCACTCACCAAGTTCAACACTAGCAGGAGCTCAAAAACCCAGAAAGCTCCAATCTTTTCGAAAACCCAGAAAGCTCAAGCCTTTCTCAAGGAACCCAGAAAGCTCAAACCTTTCTCAAAAACCCAGAAAGCTCCAATCTTTTCGAAAACCCAGAAAGCTCAAACCTTTCTCAAAGAACCCAGAAAGATTCCATTTTTATAAGAAACCCAGATGAGCAACAAGACGTTGCTGCTGGAGGTTTGCACCAAAAAGGGGTGGGCTGCACCCCAGTACTGTATCACCAAGCAAGGCCCTGATCACATTCCTCAGTTCTCCGCCACCGTTGTCGTTAATGACGTCAGATTCGACTCTCAGGGCTTTCTCGGGTCTAAGAAGGAAGCTGAGGCATCTGCTGCCGGAATGGCGCTGGAAAAGTTTCTTGGTTATCAAAGCCAACAGCCCATCAGCCCAAATGTCAAGTCTTTCTCTTCCCCAGGTAACAAGGTTTTACAAGGGTTTAAGGTTTTATTGTTCAAGGAAGTTCTGTAATCTGTAGTGGAATTTTGATTGTTTGAGTTTGATTGATGCAGTGAAAGTTGGTCCTTCGCTGAAAGTTGATAGCAATCAGACATGGGTGAGTCTAATTTTTTTCATATTTGAGGTTAAAGTTTCCGACTTTAAGAGTTTATGTTGAGGGTTTTGCAAGATTAGCTTACATTATTGTTCATGATATGCTGTTGAATTGGTATATTACGATTTAATGTACTTGACAACTTTGAGAATTGGTATGCTTAGAAGCCTTGTTAGATAGAGCTCGAGGTTAATAAGATGTAGACTTGATTAATTGTTTTTGCTTTGCGTCCTGCAATGCACTGTTCTTTAATTGTTGAGTGTACAAGGATTCAGGATTGTGCAGTGTGTCTTGTTCATTTAGTAACTCCTCCTTACGAATTATATTTTGGTTGTTTACTTGGCTCGTTTTTGTTAAAAGGTTTTGAGTTAAAGGTTTTGAAGATTAGCTTACATTATTGTTCATCATATGTTGTTAAATGGGAATATTACAATGAAATGTACTTGACTGATATGCTTAGAGTATGATTAAGCCTTGTTAGATAGAGCTTAAGGTTAATAAGATGTAGTGTTGATTAATTGTTGTTTGAATCAGGATTCATGGTTGTGCAGTGCTGTCTTGTTTGATTAGTAACTCCACATTTTACCAATGAACTTTTGGTGGTTTACTTATCTCGTTTTTGCACTACTGTGTCCTGCAATTTTGACTCTTAAATGTACTGTTTGTGACTTTAGAGTAGGAAAAAGCCTTCCTAGATAGAGCTTAAGGTTAATAAGATGTTGTGTTGATTAATTGTTGTTTATATAAGGATTCCTGGTGCTACTGTATTTGTAGAGCTTCAGATTAACTTTTGGTGGTTTACTTATCTCGATTTTGTGCTACTGTGTCCTGCAATTTAGACTCTTAAATGTACTGTTTGTGACTTTTTTGATGGGGGATAAAGTAGTTGTCTTTCTCTTGCAGGGTGACACTAATATCACACCGAAGAAGAAGGGTGCAGATGAAGTGGAGCAGTTGTTGGCTCAGGAACGGAAGGTATGCTTTGAGTTGTTTGGTTTTACTTGGTGATTATGGTTGGATGAAGTCGCGAGCCTCTGAAACATGTTTTATGATTAACCAGCTATGGCACAAGGAGAAGCTTCAGCTTGAGCTGAAAAACCTTGAATTGGCGAATGCAATTGAAGTGAAGAGTAATGAGATTCAACAATTTGAGAAGAAACTGCAACATATGGTAATCAGTACTCTGTTGATGTCAATGAATTCTGTATCTATTTGTTCGTGGGTAATCTAGTAGCTAGAATACGGTTGGCTGACATACTCTTGGCCATTATGTATAATATGAGCAACTGCTGTGCTTTTTCCTTTCAGAAAGAGATGGCAACAATGGAGCAGAAGAAAACTGAAAGGATGTTATCATTGGTAGAAGAGAAAAAGGTTTGTTGTCAGTTATCTTTTTGAAATTGTCAGATTTGGATGAATGAATCTCTTTGTTTGTTTCTTTCTTTCTTTTGGCAACTGATGAATGAATCTATGAATTCTTAAATTTGCTTATTGACTTGCAATTGCAGGGAGAAAATGAGAAACTCCATATGAAAGTGGCTGAACTGGAAAAGCAACTCCAGGCAGTGAGTGGGGATATGGAAGGGGGAAAGAAGATTATCGGTCTCTCCGACTCTTTCAGAAAGGAGCAAAGCTATAAAGATGAACTTGAGCAGACTCGTAAGGCGTTGATCAATGTATGTCAGTTTGTTCTTTCTATTTGGGTGGTTTGTCAAATATGTTATTATTCTAATATTATCTCTAAAATGTTTCCTTAGCTATACTTGTAGTTTATATTGGATTAATTTACTGATATTGATTAGCCTTAAACATATTGAAGCCTCTTGGCCTGATTTGTTGATTTGCTAATCTTAATATGCTCCGAATTGATGCCTTAAACATATTGGAATCTACAGTTCTACAAACTGCCGGGATTGTTGCTCTTGACATTTTTACCTACCAATTTGGATCTTTGAAATGTAATTGTTATTATAATACCTCTAAAATGTTTCTTTAGCTATACTTGTAGTTTATACTGGATTTGTTTACTGATTTTGATAAGCCTCAAACATACTGGATTAATTTACTGGCATTGTTACCTACCAATGAGGATCTCTAATATGTGATTGTTTTAATATTATCTCTAAAATGTTTCCCTAGCTATACTTGGAATTCATACTGGATTAATTTACTGATATTGATAAGCCTTAAACATATTGGAGCCTCTTGGCCGGATTTGTTGATTTGCTAATCTTAATATGCTCTGAATTAGTTCGGAAGTTTGGAAGAATTGTAGTGGAATTATAGGGTGTCGTCTGTATTTTGAGCAATACGGTGGAAAACCCAAGAATGTTTGAGTGATTTTTTCTGTGTTGTGCATCTTAAGGAGCATAATGTAGCTATCGTTCTTGTGTTATCTTTGTTATTTGCAGGTATTATGTGATGGTTCAAAAGAGAATATTGGGGTTAAAAGATTGGGAGATCTTGAATGGGAAGCATTTCAAGTTGCAGCTAAAAGAGAGTATTTTGTAGAAGAAGAGGTAAATGGAAGGGCAAAGGAGTTATGCTCAATATGGGAGAATTACATTGGAGATTCTAATTGGAAGCCATTCAAGGTCATCACGGATATGAGAGGAAGGATCAAGGTACATGTTTCACTGGATTCTATGGTTCTAAAAACTGCCAGGATTGTTGCTCTTGGCATTGTTACCCACCATTATTTCCTTGTACTCTAAACTCTTTTACTTCCCAGTTCTCACTTGGCCAACTGAGTTGCATTTGTGGGTTGCAGGAAATCATTGACGAGGAAGATGAAAAGTTGAAGAAGTTAAAGGTGGAACTGGGTAATGAAGCATACGATACAGTGATAACTGCACTGTTGGAAATGAAGGAGTATAATCCGTTTGGTAGATATAAGGTAGAGGAGCTATGGAATTTCCAACAAGGTAGGAAGGCATCATTGATGGAGGGAGTCCAATATCTTCTTAAGCAACTTGATTTGGTCAACACTAACAAGCGACGAAGAAACTGAAGCATGGATTAACACAGAGGTCGTCAGTCTTCAGCCTTGTAGTTGTTTCTTTTCTGTCTATGAAGTTCATATGAATTGATGATCAGGCATACTAGCACCTCTCCTTGTAAAGATCAAATGGAGCTTTTAAATACTATATACACTGAGCTTGTATAATTCAGTATCAAGGTTACCTAATGCGAGTCCCCAGGTGTTTAGAGAGGCAGCTGGGTTGTTTAGATACAATGTTGTAATGAGAAACCCATCCCGATTATATTCGGAATCCAGTTCAGTTTTGTTTGTCTGAAATGAGTGTTTTTTTTTCTCTGGTTCTGCTCATGCCTTTTTTTGCAAGATTTACTCTTCAATTTCTCAATAGGAGAATGACTTGATTAGTTTGAAATGGTATTTAAAAGCTCCATTTGATCTTTACAAGGAGAGTTAATAACTTACATGATTGCTAGTATGCTTGATCATCAATTCATATGAACTTCACAGAGACAGAAAAGAAACTACTACGAGGCTGAAGACTATGACGACCTTTGTGTTAATCCATGCTTCAGTTTCTTTTTCGCTTGTTAGTGTTGACCAAATCAAGTTGCTTAAGAAGATATTGGACTCCCTCCATCAATGATGCCTTCCTACCTTGTTGGAAATTCCATGGCTCTTATATATCTAATTTTGTTAAACTTGAACACAGGGTCATCCTTCTTGGTACACTATTACATTCTGCAGGTGCCTCATAGAAAATGAAGTATATACGTCAACTGGGGAATGCCTTGTGTGTTACGGTGGAATATTCATTTGATCTACCAACAGGATTCATTGAAATTGAGACCTCTCTGATTTCATCTGATCTTCTGTGACTTTACTCTAATTAAGTGACATACGTAAATAAGTCCTAATACAGTTTTCCAAGTGGTTGAATTAGTTCAATTTTAGTCAAATTCATCTACAAATGTCATTTTGGTTTTGCAACCTTTTCTTCTCCCTTACCCACTAGGAATCAGTCTTGGACTTCCCCAGTAGAAATTGGAATGTTCAACCTTTACTAGTTTAGTTAATTCCCTTACCCATTCGGAAACTTAAACTTCCCCTTTCCTATTAGTAATAGAGAAAAATGCAGCAACAGTGCCTTTTTACGTTCTTTATATATTACGAGCATTTGGGTTAGGCTTGAACACATCATTTCTGCAGATCACAGAATTGAAAGTCCGAGTTAAAAACAATGCATCTCAAAGCTAATAAGCAAGCAGAGAAGTCACTGGGTGGTGGATGGAGATTTTTCCAACAAAAATCCAAACTCCAAAAGGCCTCTTACTACGAGGAGGTTAAATCGTGGGCAAATGCCGGGGCAGCATACATCAAATATGCACACTGCAGAAAATCGAAGACTACTACTAGTACTGACGGCGATTATGAAGCCGCATTGCGTTATGTTGATGCTGCACAATGCTACAAGAAAGAGGCCATTGCTTGCTTAGAACAGGCAGCAACTTCCTTTTGTGAAATGGGATTGAATGGTTCTGCTGCTCTACATTATCAAGAAATTGCGGAAATGTACGAATCTCTTCTTGACTTTGAGAAGGCTGAAGAGTTCTTTGGAAGGGCAGCTGAGTTGTTCACAGAACCGATGAGTCGTGACCGCAGCAAAAGGAGAGCTGCTGGATGTGCTAATCGGATTACTGAATGAAACCTGTCCCGAGTATATGTCTTGTGATTTGTGAATACAGTTCAGTTTTATTTGTGTGAAATTGAAAATGGTGATTTTTTTGATCTACCCAACACTAGTCATCGAAGTTGAGACCTCTCTAATTTCGTGTGATATTATGGTGCAACAAAACACTGAAGTGACGTATATACGTACATGTCTACATGACAAAGTGATCATAAATCCTTATGTTTTGGCTGTCTTTGTATCATCATATTACCATTTGATCGAACAAACAAATTAAGCAATGACAGATGCGTAATTCACCTAATAACTAGAACCTTCATTTGTTATGATGACAATTTTTCCATTATCACACTGTTTCCTGAGGAAATTGGTTTTGGGACTCATTGGTTAATAGGTATCAATAGCATTCAAAAGAAAATTAATGCCACATATTAACAGGTGGGAAAGATCAGAATTGACAAGGCAGCTAACATGAGAGAGAGAGTCTCATATTATTGAAAGCCAGAGATAAAACAACT encodes:
- the LOC101311119 gene encoding uncharacterized protein LOC101311119, which translates into the protein MSNKTLLLEVCTKKGWAAPQYCITKQGPDHIPQFSATVVVNDVRFDSQGFLGSKKEAEASAAGMALEKFLGYQSQQPISPNVKSFSSPVKVGPSLKVDSNQTWGDTNITPKKKGADEVEQLLAQERKLWHKEKLQLELKNLELANAIEVKSNEIQQFEKKLQHMKEMATMEQKKTERMLSLVEEKKGENEKLHMKVAELEKQLQAVSGDMEGGKKIIGLSDSFRKEQSYKDELEQTRKALINVLCDGSKENIGVKRLGDLEWEAFQVAAKREYFVEEEVNGRAKELCSIWENYIGDSNWKPFKVITDMRGRIKEIIDEEDEKLKKLKVELGNEAYDTVITALLEMKEYNPFGRYKVEELWNFQQGRKASLMEGVQYLLKQLDLVNTNKRRRN
- the LOC101313157 gene encoding alpha-soluble NSF attachment protein 2-like, with product MHLKANKQAEKSLGGGWRFFQQKSKLQKASYYEEVKSWANAGAAYIKYAHCRKSKTTTSTDGDYEAALRYVDAAQCYKKEAIACLEQAATSFCEMGLNGSAALHYQEIAEMYESLLDFEKAEEFFGRAAELFTEPMSRDRSKRRAAGCANRITE